A stretch of DNA from Telopea speciosissima isolate NSW1024214 ecotype Mountain lineage chromosome 5, Tspe_v1, whole genome shotgun sequence:
tgatctaagagatatagattgagagtgaattgtgtCCGCTATGGGGaagaaggtccgggttacataAGGCAGATatgtaaatggatggtcaaaaatccgtatttgatccgcatccgaatccatcagaggtatccgtattcggccagggaatatccagaTCCAATCACATTCAATCCGTATCCAAGCcaaatccgatctgtttacatccctacgtaCAATACTAGAAAACATACCGCACTCCCGCTGACCTTCTtataaacgcatggttcatccatgttttgatcaaagcCTAATGATTTAAATGCATGATCAAACCGGATGTTCCAACTCCTAGATGCTTGTTTTAGTCTATATATAGACTTAAGCAACTTGCACAACTAATTCTCTTGACCAATCGCGGAGAATTCTTCTGTTGATGTCTATagatttcttcttcaagaaccCATTGAAGAATGCAGTTTGCACATTGATCTatcagatctcataatcaaagtgtatGTCAATAGCTaacaaaatcctgatggatttcatcattatCACTGGTGAAAAGGTCTCATCATAGCTACCCCTTCCTCCTGGGTGTAGCCTTTTACAACGTGTCTTACTTTGAATCTCTCAACTTTTCCATCAACACCTCTTTTCCTCAAGATCCACTTGCATCCAATGGGTTTAATACTTTGTGAGGGATCAACTAGAGTCCATATGTTGTTTGAAGACATTGAGTCCAATTCAGAGTGCATAGCTTCTATCAATTTGCCAGCATCTATGTCCTTCAGAGCTTCCTTATAATTGTTTAGATCCGTATCTGAATCAGTGAaaaccatgtggaactcttctactttgtcttcttctataAGAAGAGTAAACCTAGTAGAGAGTTTGTGAACCCTCCCACTACATCTAGGCTTTGAAGGTGTGGGGTCAGTAGTAGGTGTAGGGTCAACACTATTACTGGGAATCGATGTTACTTCGTCATTTGAAAGTTCTTTTCTGATCACtggatttgaaattttatagaaAAGATCATCCTCAAGGAAAGTCACATGTTTGCTCACTATGACATTTTGTTCACTGGGGtcaaagaaatagaatctaATGGTACCCTTAGGatatcccaagaaatagcatctattAGTCTGTGGTTCTAACTTATCCATCTGTTGTTTACATACATGCGCAATAGaaccccaaaccctaagatGTTGAAGACTAGACTTTCTCCCATACCACAACTCATAAGGGGTTTTGGGTACGGATTTAGTGGGAACCTTATTAAGTATATAGATTATTGTTTTAAGGGAATCCCCAAAAAGATAAAGGTAACTCAATAAAAGTGAGCATAGTCCTGACCATGTCTGACAAAATCCTATTATGTCTCTCTGAGACACTGCTTTTTTGTAGTGACTCTGGGTTTGTTAACTGGGTAACAATCCCTTCAGTTGTGAGATATTCTTTGAACTCATCCGATAAATACTCTCCTGCTCGATCTAATCGAAGACCCTTGATTTGAGAATCAAGCTATTTTTCTACTTCAGCTTTaaactctttgaacttttcaaaggttTTGGATTTCTTACTTTTTAGGTATACATAACCATATCTTGAGTAGTTGTCGGTAAAAGTTACAAAGTATTCATAACCATATCTTGCTTGGATATTTATGGGTCTGCATACATTGGTATGTATTAACTTTAACACACTACTGGCCCTCCtgcctttattgctaaaggccTTTTTGGTAATCTTGCTTTGTAGGCATGATTCACAAGTTCGATACGGTTCGACCTTTAGACTTTTCTAATGATCCATCCTTAACCAACCTATCAATCCTATCCATATTTAAATGACCTAGTTTGAGCTGCCACAAGTATGTTGAATTCACTGGAGCACGCTGGCATCTCAAATcaatattttaaatttcattcattttaataatagggtctagaaaatacaaaccattttgtaaaattccaaaagcaactaatttattattcaaatagttttggtgaaaatgaaaaatagagtAGTGCGAAAccaatttcaaaatagaaattttattCATCTTAAATGAGGAAACACAGAAACAGTCTTTCAAAACTAAAACAGAATAATGTAACTCTAATATCataatttttagggaaaattacactacGATCCCCTGAGGTTTCTCCTAAATACAGTGCGACCCCctatgttttcaaaatatacacccGGCACCTTTAAGTGGACAGTGTTAAGTATAAAATTTAACTAACAATTTTGCCCGTCAATTAAAATAAccctattctaattttttatttttttaacataaaaaagtgggacccatcactattcttcctcttctttcttcttcttcttcttcaaccatcACCCCACCACCATTGCAACCTTCGTCCCACTCCTTACGATTAAAGCATCACAAAGCAAGATCTTGGAACATAGCTCTTCAGGAGACAAGAATAGTTGATTTCGTTTTCAAAATAAATGATTAGTGTTTGCCGTTTTCATGGGTGAGCTGTAGAAATCGGTTTGGATTCACTTGTCGCTGACCCATCTCCTGCAAAATTGATGGTCAGTTTATCTTATCTTTCCTcactttccccttcttcttttatttcttttcatgaGACTATATTGCTTTCTGTTATGGTTTTCGGATTCGAATTTATGTATAGCggtttattgttttatttcaaCAAACATTTATCGATCGCTTGATGTTTTCAGTTGGGCTTATGGATTTCATGGCTATTCTGTGACTGATTCCCTCGAGGATTCTCACTTCTTTGGATCCGATGATGGTATTTGTGGGTCTGCCCACCTCAACTGCTTTTAGCAATCCAGGGTTTTCCTTAGAAATTAAGGTAGAGAACCCTCTTTGTAATAGCTTGAatattttccttgattttgaAGTCTCTCAATGGAGAATATATAAGCAATACAAGTGGTGAGATCCTAGTTGATCTAAGCTTGgaaagaaatataaagaataTTGTGTTTACATGTACAAGAGATTGTATCAATACAGGGAATGACtttatcatcacatgtgataaattGAGAAAGGAAAGATATATGATATAGTTGGTTCTTtctctcaatacaccccctcaaggtggagaattgGTAAGCAgaatcttcaacttgtccctCAAGAATGCAAAGAGTGTCGAAGTAAGAGGCTTAGTAAGAGTATCTACAAGCTGATCGTGTGTAGAGATAAATTGAACCTGCAATTGCCGGTTGGACACACGATCACGAACAAAATGGAAATCTatttccacatgcttggtgcgcGCATGAAACACTGGATTAGCAGAGAGATAGGTGgcaccaatattgtcacaccatgTGATCAGTGGACCAGCCAAGGGGTAACCAAGTTCATGCATAAGGGACTCCAACTAGACTAGCTCAGCCGATGCATCTGCCAGGGCTTTGTACTCTGCCTCGGTTGAGGAGCGTGCCATAGTTCTTTGTTTCCTAGAGGTCCAAGAAATTAAATTGGGACCAAGATAGGTTGCAAATCCCCCTATGGACTTACGATCAGCAGTGtcaccagcccagtcagcatcagagaagGCCTGAAGAGAGTGAACAGGAGAGCGCTTAATAAGAATTCTATGTGACCAAGTACTACTGAGATAATGAAGAATACGTTTGACAAGTTGCCAGTGGTCCTCcatgggagcatgcataaattgacaaaCCCAATTGACTAAAAAGCTAACATCCAATTGAGTGAGGGTGACATATTGAAGAGCACCAACAACAGACCAATATGTAGTGGGGTCAGACATGAGAGCACCCCCTGAATCCGAAAGCTTAACTGATGTGGCCATAGGTGTCTTGACCGACTTGCAATCAACCATACCAGTGCGCTTTAAGAGATCAGAAATATATCGAGATTGGGTCAAGACTAGCCCACGGGAATGAGGaacaacttcaatacccaagaaaaaatGGAGCTTGCCAAGATCTTTGATGGAGAATTCCCTAGATAGTTGTTGGCGGAGAGATGTAACCATGTCAGTGTCACTGCCTGTTATTATAATGTCATTAACGTAGATAAGAATATAGCAGACATGACGGCCCGTATGTCGAATAAATAGTGAAGTGTCAGTCTTGGAGCCATGAAAGCCAAGTCGAAGAAGAAAGTCAGACATGCGGGCAAGTCAGGCACGAGGCGCCTGTTTCAATCCATAAAGTGATTTATGCAATCTGCAAACATACTGGGGATGAGATGCATCAATAAAACCCGGGGGCTGAGTCATGTAAACCTCCTCAGTCAATAAATCGTGCAGAAAAGCATTGCTAACATCAAGTTGTCTGATGGACCACCCTTGGGACACAACTATTGAGAGAACCAGGCGAATGGTAGTGGACTTAATAACAGGGCTAAAAGTTTCACCATAATCAAGCCTAGGCTATTGGTGAAACCCTTTTGCTACTTACCGCGCTTCATAGTGCTCAAGTGACCCATcggcctttttttttaatatggtacacccatttgcagcctATAAAATTCATATGGGTAGACCTTGGAACTATAGACCAAGTCCCATTGCGAAGCAAAGCATTAAATTCTTGCGTCATTACAACCCACCATTCTGGTATCTTATTTTCTTATGAAAAACAAGTCGGTTCAGTAGGAACAGTAATTACGTTGAGAGCATGTGGCATGGACCTCAGTTGCATGGGGTGGCAGGTGTGAGGTTAGGACGGTTGAGGTGCAGCCGGGGTGGGAATGGTTAGGGGTGGGTAAAGCTCATGAAGTCGACGGGTTTTAAGGAGTGGGGATTTAGGGGACGGGGGTAGGGCTAGGGATGATTGGGGAAGGCTCATCCAAAGGGGATACGGGTGTAGGGCTGGTACCCTCCACTGGGGATAAGGGTGCCTGGGTTTGTAGTGCTGGTAGTGGCGTGGGCATGGGAGGAGGGGGGAAGGAATCCGAATAGGCCAAAGGGCCACAGTGAAGAGATAATGGGAGAAGAGGGTGGGGGTCCTAGAATTGagacaaaaaaagggaaggacCCCTCATCAAACCGAACGTAGCGCGCAATGATCGTAGTGGCGTGGGCAtgggaggagggggggaaggAATCCGAATAGGGCAAAGGGCCACGGTGAAGAGATAATGGGAGGAGAGGGTGGGGGTCCTAGAATTGAGACAAAAAAGGGGAAGGACCCCTCATCAAACCGAATGTAGCGCGCAATGATAATTCAGTTAGTAGTAAGATTGAGACAGCGATATCTAAAATGAGAGGGGTTGTAGCCTAGGAACACATATGATAATGAGCTATAATCCATTTTATGCTTATTAAAAGGACGCAAGTACGAAAAACAGAGGCAGCCAAATACTTTAAGAAAAGAATAGTCCGGACTACGATGAAAAACAAGTTGAAAGGGAGAGACCCCAACAAAGACCGGAGTAGGCAGGCAATTAATCAAGTAAACAACCATTTCAAAAGCCATGTGCCAATATATGTGAGGAACCGACCCATGAGCTAAAAGAGAGAGTCCTGTCTCAACGATGTGTCTATGACGACGTTCAACAGAACCCTGCTACTCATGAGTGTGGGGACAGAAATACAATGAGAAATTCCAAGTTTTTAAAAATAAGCAGGTAAAGTACGGTATTCGACACCCCAATCAATCTGAATGGATATTATTTTGTGAGCAAACAGACGTTCAACAAGAGCTTGAAACTTAAGAAAGAcatcaaaataagaaaatttatgaataagaggataaaaccaaataaatttagcGTTATCGTCcacaaaaattacataaaagtgatgtccaTCAACAAAAGTAGTAGGGgagggaccccaaacatcactaaaaataaGTTCCAAGGGAAACAAACTCCTATAATGCATTGTAGGTAAAGACAAACGACTCGCTTTGCCCAATTGGCAAGCCTGACATAGACTACTAAGACGAGATGACTGAGAaggtaaattatttatttttatcatatgGTGGAGAAGTTGCTCTTATGGGTGTCCTAGACTACAATGCCAAATGTCAAGAGAGGTGCGAACAACATGAAGGGCGGATGGAGAACGTAAGGGGTGAAGCTTGTAGAGGCCTCCTTTACTCGGACTGGAAAGAAGAGTTGACTTGGTGACCTTCACAAGAAAGTGAGAGGGGTGAAACTCAAAGAATACATTATTATCACAAGTAAATTTTTTAACAGAAAGAAGGGATTTAGACAGAGAAGGAACATGTAAGACAttatgtaaagaaaataaacaagaagaattggaaggaagagaagaagatccaaTGTGAGTGATGGGAagcccttaccattaccaacgTGCAATTGATCCTGACCATTATATTCATCGTAGTGTGATAGGGACTGAATGTCAGGAGTTACATGATGACTAGCTCCAGTGTCAAGGTACCAGGGAAGTGAGGTAGACGGTGATGGGGTAGGCAAAAGGGGTGGATTGGGAAGATGGTAGGAGGGAGGGTGGGTAGCACAGGACAGGAATGTGGGGTAGGTGTAGTGAGCAGCCGGCAAGGAGTTAGGAGAAGGGTAAGTAAAATTATTTAGGGGAGCATAAGCAGGCTGTTGACGATAATAGCACCAATCTGTGGAGTGATTTGTGCGCCGGCAAATAGAACACCAAAAATAGCCAAGTTGCTGATTCGAGAAGTCACGACCTCGACCACCACGGCCCCTACCGCCCTACCACCACGGCCACCCTGATGAGGAGAGGGAGAACCGTGAGGACCAGAGGAGGAGGAACGTTGAACAGTATTTGCAGTTGGGGAAGATCCAATGGAAGTAGCATCAGTGACCGTAAACTTATTTAGAGACATGCCATGAAGAAATTCATGGCTTAATAACATCGCATGAAGATCATCATAAGAGATGGGATCAGTCCTTATCAATAGAGAGGAAACTATGGCCTGCAACTCAACCTTGAGGCCTTTGTACATATGCAGATTAAAAGTGTTGGGGCGGAGAGTGTGACCAACAGCATTTAGTTCAGTAGTGCTGGACTTTGCACGCTGCAAAAATTGTGACACAGGTTCATCGGGTTTCTATTGAATCTCTTGTAAAGCCATGGTGAGGTACATAATATGACtttcagaaggagaagagaatgtaGTAGAAAGAGTCTGCCATATTGCTTGACTAGTACGCTTGCCAAGAATGAGTGGAAACACCTCCTCAGAGAGGGAGGCAATAAGGAAGCTTCGAATCAGAGAATCCCAATGACGCcaagaagcagcagcaacaggTTCACTCGAACAGGGAATGGTTCCATCGAGATAACCAAATAAATTCTGCCCATCCAAAAAGGGCTCAATCTAAGTTTGCCAGAAGAGAAAATTCTTGGACTTGAGCTTGATTGAAACATAGTGATGGGCATTgtgaaaagagggagaagaaccGATGGTGAGAGATGATGAAGGCTCAACCATGGTGGTGGAGAGAGGGGAGGATGATTTGTCTGCCATGGAGagtaatagaaaacaaaaaacaaaagggagaaCTCGGTGGAGTTTATGAGGCTCTGGATACCATAATAGCTTGAATATATTtccttgattttgatttctctcAATGGAGAATATATAAGCAATACAAGTAGTGAGATCTTAGTTGATCTAAGCAAGGAAAGAAATACAGAGAATATTGTGTTTACATGTACATGACAATGTATCAATACATGGAAAGATATATGATACAGTTGGTTCTTTCTCTCAATACTTTGGATATGTTCTTGGAGAACCCAATCTCTGTGTACACATCTTCATGGGTTTTGGATGAGAACCAACTCATGGGTCACCACCTTGAATTTATCTGCTTGGATCGTCATGGAGGAGTGAACTAAACTTATTTAATTTctggatttgattttggtttactACACATGAGATTTTTGGTAGTATAGCACACTTTGGTTCGGTTTCTTCCTTAGTGTTGAAGGCTGTAAATTTGGGTCCGAGTAGAGGTTTTAGAAGTTTCTGCTTACATGGGCAACTCTTATTAAAGGTGTAGTGGAAGAGCatgaattgaagaagatgaataggATGAGATGTCATCCAAATCGAACAAAACAAATAGTTCCAAGACCAGCTCTGCTCGATCAAAACACAGTGCTTTGCCTAGGAACACATCTCTCCATCATCCAAGATGGCTTTTAACATCGATCGACCcttctttttaaaaataattgtaGAGCTTTTGATGTTTCTAgtagatcttcttcttctgtgagagacagagagagagagagagagagagagagacttacaaGGATAACtaggggagaaaaaagaagtAAGGTTTTGAATCTAGTGATAAAAGAGTTGGAGAGGAATCCGCCAAGCAAAGCAAAAGCACAGGTAGTAGCCATGGCTGAAGCTCTGCAAATTTGAAAAGCTTAAACTCGCGACTCATTCAAGTAGcaggggaagggggtgtgaagtttgggcttccctatgggcaaaatggtaagctcacaccccatAAGGGTATATTTatcattttaaggcatcaatgACCAACACAGGGTTGATATTGATGCAAAGAACAATGAGTTATTGTGTATATTGTTTGAAATAACATTATATGTCATATTAGTTactctctttcatttcttcatcCTTTTTGCCTCCATTATCCATTTAAATGATTGATTTGTAGCTTTTCAATGCCTTTGCAACCTTTGTCTCTGTGTTGTAAATTTCTCTGGCGGCTTAGTAATATACAATTTTTGTTCATGAGTTATTTGCAGCCCTGTTTTCAATGGCCCTTTTAATTGCTTAGCTAGTTGATCAACGATAAGGACATGGATTCAAGGCATAAACCATTTTAGAGATGGGACTTGCTTTATTGGGCTAGAAAAggatttgttcttttctttaagGATCTCAGGAAAAGTTAATGGAAACAATTAGCAAAGgctttgttcttttctttgctGTTGAGACCAGAAAAGGATTTGTTATTTTCTTGAAGATGGTTAGATAGCTGATGTTTAAGAGGATCAAATGGAACTTAAGTtatattcattcattcattcaaacCACAAAGTTTTCAATTACATAACACAATACAATATATCCTAAACTCATAGGATCTACATATCACATCTTCAGAATAATAACAGCAATGTTCACTAGAAATAACCCTAACATAAATCCACACATTAACTTCGTTGTCTCATTTGACTTCCCTAGAGCCTCATTTGACTTCTCTAGAGCCTTCACTCTGTACTTCAGACCATAGAGCTCTTCCCTACTCTATGGTAGCATCCTCTATTGCTCTTCTGCAATGTTTTCACTCATAATGTTGGACCCCATAATGTTTGGTGCATCATTGGTGAGGGCAACTTGACTTGGTTCACTCATTTGACCTAGATCACACCATTGAAAGAAGTTGCAGCCACCCCTAAATTTGTCATCACAATTGTAgtagggtctgtttggattCCCTATTGAGTTCGAGACCCTCACAACAACTCTTTTGCTACAATGACATTGCTTGAAGGGAAACTTCAAGTACCTTGATCTGCTTTCATTCACACTAATAGCAGACATATTCCCTAGAAAATTATTAACTGCAATCATTTACCATTCAATCTTAACATTTGCTGGGGTAGTTAGACAGGACATtaggggaaagggaagaagCCTATGTGGACATTTGAAGCATGAAAAACCTTAGGATATTCTGA
This window harbors:
- the LOC122662994 gene encoding uncharacterized mitochondrial protein AtMg00810-like, coding for MSDFLLRLGFHGSKTDTSLFIRHTGRHVCYILIYVNDIIITGSDTDMVTSLRQQLSREFSIKDLGKLHFFLGIEVVPHSRGLVLTQSRYISDLLKRTGMVDCKSVKTPMATSVKLSDSGGALMSDPTTYWSVVGALQYVTLTQLDVSFLVNWVCQFMHAPMEDHWQLVKRILHYLSSTWSHRILIKRSPVHSLQAFSDADWAGDTADRKSIGGFATYLGPNLISWTSRKQRTMARSSTEAEYKALADASAELV